A single window of Acetohalobium arabaticum DSM 5501 DNA harbors:
- the ablB gene encoding putative beta-lysine N-acetyltransferase, whose amino-acid sequence MSISSLKLENEHGNFKIIRGRNYAAKVKYSDFNQRITVKSYWGKNVFSLGKRLKSEAKRKNYGKIWVKAKTSDKNKFIRLGFKSEAEIPNFYRTEDAIIMSYYVNEKRSLHFNKEKAEEIIEKITNLEPKNKRPELNDGWNFKLAESSDLDEMAQLYKQVFDSYPNPIFDPEYLYKTMQENLVYGLIYDNNNNLVATASADTDPELKNAEMTDFATAPEARGQGAASYLLMELEEELAERNYQSLYTIARSISYSMNKVFKQAGYEYTGKMIKNCHIGGKLEDMNLWCKVID is encoded by the coding sequence ATGAGTATTTCTTCATTAAAATTGGAGAATGAGCATGGGAATTTTAAGATTATTAGAGGGCGAAATTATGCAGCTAAGGTTAAGTATTCAGACTTCAATCAAAGAATTACTGTTAAGTCTTATTGGGGAAAGAATGTATTCAGTTTAGGTAAAAGATTAAAATCAGAAGCTAAGCGGAAGAATTATGGTAAAATTTGGGTCAAAGCAAAGACTTCTGATAAGAATAAATTTATTAGATTAGGATTTAAATCTGAAGCTGAAATTCCAAATTTTTATCGTACTGAAGATGCTATAATAATGAGTTATTATGTGAATGAAAAACGCAGCCTCCATTTTAATAAAGAAAAAGCAGAAGAAATTATAGAAAAGATAACTAATCTTGAACCAAAAAATAAAAGGCCGGAGCTAAATGACGGCTGGAACTTTAAGCTTGCTGAATCTTCTGATCTAGATGAAATGGCTCAATTATATAAGCAGGTATTTGATTCTTATCCTAATCCAATTTTTGATCCAGAATATCTGTATAAAACTATGCAGGAAAATTTAGTTTACGGTCTGATTTACGACAATAATAATAATTTAGTGGCTACAGCTTCTGCAGATACAGATCCTGAGTTAAAGAATGCTGAAATGACTGACTTTGCTACTGCTCCTGAAGCAAGAGGTCAAGGGGCTGCTAGTTATCTACTTATGGAATTAGAAGAGGAATTAGCTGAGCGGAATTATCAAAGCCTTTATACTATTGCTCGATCAATTTCTTATAGCATGAATAAAGTATTTAAGCAAGCCGGTTATGAATACACAGGAAAGATGATTAAAAATTGTCATATTGGTGGTAAATTAGAGGATATGAACCTCTGGTGTAAAGTTATAGATTAA
- a CDS encoding SDH family Clp fold serine proteinase produces the protein MSREDRLQIIEEISNRRNSEVICYFTGDRKNISTRIAPDAVKVIYQHLRQINPDNKIDLFIYTRGGDVLTPWRLVNLIREYCDYFSVLVPFRAYSAGTLICLGANEIVMGKMGELGPIDPTVANAFNPQNPNNPEAKIPISVEDVSAYLDLAQERFKVQSEDNLINALSYLVDQVHPLALGNVRRNYLLIRSTAKKLLSLHSLVENEAVVQNIIDYLTEKLYAHNYMIPRKEAADIKLPVKYPDPELEDLLWRLYENYEEELELKKPFQPLDYLDHANNEFQVCGGYIESKPALDKFIFTGQVQQDEMMNEPEVNITEQKWVPAIK, from the coding sequence GTGAGTAGAGAAGATAGATTACAGATTATAGAAGAAATTAGCAATCGACGTAACTCAGAAGTCATCTGTTACTTTACTGGTGATCGCAAAAATATCAGTACTCGCATTGCCCCTGACGCAGTTAAAGTTATTTATCAACATTTAAGACAAATAAATCCTGATAATAAAATCGATCTCTTCATTTATACGCGGGGAGGAGATGTACTAACTCCCTGGCGGTTGGTTAATTTAATTCGTGAATACTGCGACTACTTTAGCGTATTAGTTCCGTTTCGCGCTTATAGCGCCGGTACCTTAATCTGTCTTGGAGCCAATGAAATTGTAATGGGCAAAATGGGAGAATTAGGTCCTATCGACCCTACAGTAGCCAATGCCTTTAATCCGCAAAATCCTAATAACCCCGAAGCAAAGATTCCTATCAGTGTAGAAGATGTCAGCGCTTATCTTGATCTAGCCCAGGAGAGATTCAAGGTTCAGAGTGAAGATAATCTAATTAATGCTCTCTCCTATTTAGTAGACCAGGTACATCCATTAGCTTTAGGTAATGTCCGGCGCAATTACCTACTAATTAGATCAACAGCTAAAAAATTATTATCATTACATTCACTGGTAGAAAATGAAGCAGTAGTTCAAAATATTATTGATTATTTAACCGAAAAACTCTATGCCCATAACTATATGATTCCGCGTAAAGAAGCAGCTGATATCAAATTGCCAGTAAAGTATCCTGATCCAGAATTAGAAGACTTACTTTGGCGTTTATATGAAAATTACGAAGAAGAATTAGAATTAAAAAAGCCGTTTCAACCGTTGGATTATTTGGATCATGCTAATAATGAATTTCAAGTCTGCGGGGGTTATATTGAAAGCAAACCTGCCCTTGATAAGTTTATCTTTACTGGTCAGGTGCAGCAGGACGAGATGATGAATGAACCAGAAGTAAATATCACCGAACAGAAATGGGTTCCAGCCATCAAATAA
- the ablA gene encoding lysine 2,3-aminomutase: MDLAEKLEVWDCSKEEWEDWRWQLKNSITTADELQQYFDIDDQQAEEIKEAAKIFPMSITPYYASLIDFDDELCPIKLQAVPQKEELEEYEYEMEDPLHEEEDSPVPGLTHRYPDRVLLMVTNYCSMFCRHCTRKRKVGDGNTQDDFDQIQAGIEYIKNNPQVRDVLLSGGDPLLLDLDKLEKIIARLKEIPHVEIVRLGSRVPVVLPQRIDDELIARLKKYSPLWINTHFNHKKEITSRSKKALAKLADNGFPLGNQTVLLRNINDSPAVMEDLMHKLVANRVRPYYLYQCDLSRGIEHFRTSISTGIEIIESLIGHTSGFAVPRYVVDAPGGGGKIPISPNYVISSSSQKTILRNYEGDIVAYREPECREVESNRTAEKEKTEAVGVKKLLVDDDQFSL, from the coding sequence TTTAGCAGAGAAGTTAGAAGTTTGGGACTGTAGTAAAGAAGAATGGGAGGACTGGCGCTGGCAGCTTAAAAATAGCATTACTACAGCTGATGAATTACAGCAGTATTTTGATATTGATGATCAGCAGGCAGAAGAGATTAAAGAAGCGGCGAAGATTTTTCCGATGTCTATTACTCCTTATTATGCTTCATTAATTGATTTTGATGATGAGTTATGTCCAATTAAGCTGCAGGCGGTTCCGCAGAAGGAAGAATTAGAGGAGTATGAGTATGAAATGGAGGATCCACTTCATGAAGAGGAGGATTCGCCGGTTCCGGGATTAACACATCGGTATCCGGATCGAGTATTATTGATGGTAACCAATTACTGTTCTATGTTCTGCCGTCACTGCACCCGCAAAAGAAAGGTCGGGGATGGTAATACCCAGGATGATTTTGATCAGATTCAGGCTGGAATTGAGTATATCAAAAATAATCCTCAGGTAAGGGATGTTCTCTTATCAGGAGGCGATCCTTTACTATTGGATCTTGATAAATTGGAAAAGATTATTGCTAGATTAAAGGAAATTCCTCATGTAGAGATTGTCCGATTAGGCAGCAGAGTGCCTGTAGTTTTACCACAGCGGATAGATGATGAATTAATTGCTAGATTAAAGAAGTATTCGCCGCTCTGGATTAATACTCACTTTAATCATAAAAAAGAAATAACTTCTAGATCTAAAAAAGCTTTAGCTAAACTAGCTGATAATGGATTTCCGCTCGGTAATCAGACGGTACTGTTGCGGAATATAAATGATTCACCGGCAGTAATGGAAGATTTAATGCATAAATTAGTTGCAAACCGGGTTCGTCCTTATTATCTTTATCAGTGTGATCTTTCGCGTGGTATTGAGCATTTTAGAACATCGATTTCTACTGGAATCGAGATTATAGAGTCACTTATCGGTCATACTTCAGGATTTGCAGTACCGCGTTATGTAGTAGATGCTCCTGGTGGAGGAGGTAAAATTCCCATAAGCCCTAATTATGTAATTTCTTCTTCTAGCCAGAAGACAATATTGAGGAATTATGAAGGTGATATTGTGGCTTATAGAGAGCCGGAGTGTAGAGAGGTTGAATCTAATAGGACTGCAGAAAAAGAGAAGACAGAAGCAGTAGGTGTAAAGAAGCTTCTGGTTGATGATGATCAGTTTAGTCTTTAA